The following proteins are encoded in a genomic region of Grus americana isolate bGruAme1 chromosome 5, bGruAme1.mat, whole genome shotgun sequence:
- the TMEM80 gene encoding transmembrane protein 80 isoform X2, which translates to MAVVRRGRTSSVLSSVPLQMLFYVNGIYYIFYFLATLAMIVYKSQVFSYPDDFLAPDLALLFIMAILEVLRLYLGSKGNLTEEEAPLGLSLAITVGSMILSVYFLVWQTYVLQADVIINAVLLFTYGLESVLKVIAIAAFVS; encoded by the exons ATGGCCGTTGTGAGGCGAG GAAGAACTTCATCAGTT CTGTCATCTGTTCCTTTGCAGATGCTATTTTATGTAAATGGGATTTATTACATCTTTTACTTCCTGGCTACTCTTGCAATGATTGTTTATAAAA GTCAAGTTTTCAGTTATCCAGATGATTTTTTGGCTCCTGATCTTGCCTTGCTTTTCATTATGGCCATTCTTGAAGTGCTCCGATTATACTTGG GTTCAAAGGGTAACCTGACAGAAGAAGAGGCTCCATTAGGGCTCAGTCTTGCGATCACAGTTGGAAGTATGATTCTGTCGGTGTATTTCCTGGTGTGGCAAACTTACGTGCTGCAAGCAGACGTCATTATAAACGCTGTTCTTCTCTTCACCTACGGGCTTGAGTCAGTGCTAAAGGTCATAGCCATTGCTGCTTTTGTCAGCTAA
- the TMEM80 gene encoding transmembrane protein 80 isoform X1, translating to MKHVQEAFHIRDGRTSSVLSSVPLQMLFYVNGIYYIFYFLATLAMIVYKSQVFSYPDDFLAPDLALLFIMAILEVLRLYLGSKGNLTEEEAPLGLSLAITVGSMILSVYFLVWQTYVLQADVIINAVLLFTYGLESVLKVIAIAAFVS from the exons atgaAGCACGTCCAGGAGGCATTTCACATCAGAGACG GAAGAACTTCATCAGTT CTGTCATCTGTTCCTTTGCAGATGCTATTTTATGTAAATGGGATTTATTACATCTTTTACTTCCTGGCTACTCTTGCAATGATTGTTTATAAAA GTCAAGTTTTCAGTTATCCAGATGATTTTTTGGCTCCTGATCTTGCCTTGCTTTTCATTATGGCCATTCTTGAAGTGCTCCGATTATACTTGG GTTCAAAGGGTAACCTGACAGAAGAAGAGGCTCCATTAGGGCTCAGTCTTGCGATCACAGTTGGAAGTATGATTCTGTCGGTGTATTTCCTGGTGTGGCAAACTTACGTGCTGCAAGCAGACGTCATTATAAACGCTGTTCTTCTCTTCACCTACGGGCTTGAGTCAGTGCTAAAGGTCATAGCCATTGCTGCTTTTGTCAGCTAA
- the TMEM80 gene encoding transmembrane protein 80 isoform X3, whose product MLFYVNGIYYIFYFLATLAMIVYKSQVFSYPDDFLAPDLALLFIMAILEVLRLYLGSKGNLTEEEAPLGLSLAITVGSMILSVYFLVWQTYVLQADVIINAVLLFTYGLESVLKVIAIAAFVS is encoded by the exons ATGCTATTTTATGTAAATGGGATTTATTACATCTTTTACTTCCTGGCTACTCTTGCAATGATTGTTTATAAAA GTCAAGTTTTCAGTTATCCAGATGATTTTTTGGCTCCTGATCTTGCCTTGCTTTTCATTATGGCCATTCTTGAAGTGCTCCGATTATACTTGG GTTCAAAGGGTAACCTGACAGAAGAAGAGGCTCCATTAGGGCTCAGTCTTGCGATCACAGTTGGAAGTATGATTCTGTCGGTGTATTTCCTGGTGTGGCAAACTTACGTGCTGCAAGCAGACGTCATTATAAACGCTGTTCTTCTCTTCACCTACGGGCTTGAGTCAGTGCTAAAGGTCATAGCCATTGCTGCTTTTGTCAGCTAA